In Oceanivirga salmonicida, the DNA window ATGATTTTGATGTAAACTGGAGAAATTATTTAGGAAATACTTTATTGTTATTTGCAATTTTAAATTTTGTTAATAAAGATAAGAGTGTTAAATATGAAAAAATAAAAATTTTGCTTGATAAAGGGGCAGATGTAGATTATAAAAATAGTTTTGGTCTAAACTATATTATGGTTTTAAAAAGAGACATGGAAATTTTTAGCGAAGATAAAAATAGTATATATTATAAAAATGCAATTAAATTATATGAACTTTTATTACCATATTCAAAACAAAAGGATTAAGTAAATTATAGACTAGCATTTAATTGTTAGTTTTAAAACATTAGGAGAATAATAATGAAATTATGGATGTCGGCAGAAGTTAGTTCAAGTATAAGTGAAAAACTTAGATTATCATTAATTTATGTAGAAAAAGTAATAAATGAAAAAATAAATAAAAAAAAATATGTGTTAGAAGAATACTTAGAAGGATGGGATTGTATTTCTATAATAATGAACATGAAAAATCATGGATATACAGAGAGAACAATTTATTCGAAAAAGAAAAAAAATATGGATTTTAGACTACAAATAGATTATGAAGAATTTGATAGTAAAGATGACTTAGGAAGACAAATATTAATATATAAAATGTTAGATAGAAGTTTAG includes these proteins:
- a CDS encoding Imm44 family immunity protein gives rise to the protein MKLWMSAEVSSSISEKLRLSLIYVEKVINEKINKKKYVLEEYLEGWDCISIIMNMKNHGYTERTIYSKKKKNMDFRLQIDYEEFDSKDDLGRQILIYKMLDRSLDILLEKKKLPLDAIEELRADVKEVAEEQGWI